The following are encoded in a window of Rosa chinensis cultivar Old Blush chromosome 4, RchiOBHm-V2, whole genome shotgun sequence genomic DNA:
- the LOC112198670 gene encoding uncharacterized protein LOC112198670 encodes MREAHVGVCGAHQASPKMRWFIRRHGYYWPNILKDCIAFAKGYQDCQAHGLVQYIPNIPIQLVIKPWLARGWALDPIGMIHPHSSLFDILEVLVLDRGAAFMGHNMEELFADLGIQFIHSTPYYAQSKGQAEASNKIFITLLKKMLTENPHQWHETLYETLWAYRTSKCSPTATIPYALMLGHDAVLPLQINVQSLRI; translated from the exons ATGCGAGAAGCCCATGTTGGCGTCTGTGGAGCCCACCAAGCGAGTCCAAAAATGCGCTGGTTCATCAGGAGACATGGATATTATTGGCCCAATATCTTGAAGGATTGCATTGCGTTCGCGAAAGGTTACCAAGACTGCCAGGCACATGGGCTGGTCCAGTACATCCCAAATATTCCCATACAGCTTGTTATTAAGCCATGGCTTGCACGTGGCTGGGCATTGGACCCGATAGGGATGATACACCCTCATTCTTCTCT GTTTGACATACTAGAGGTTCTGGTCTTGGACAGGGGGGCAGCGTTTATGGGCCACAATATGGAAGAGCTCTTCGCTGATTTGGGTATCCAGTTCATTCATTCTACTCCTTACTATGCCCAATCCAAAGGTCAAGcagaggccagtaacaagatttTCATCACCCTCTTAAAGAAGATGCTTACAGAGAATCCTCACCAGTGGCACGAGACGCTATACGAGACTCTTTGGGCCTATCGTACCTCCAAGTGTAGCCCCACTGCTACAATACCTTATGCTCTCATGCTTGGTCATGATGCAGTTTTACCTCTGCAAATCAACGTTCAGTCCCTGCGCATCTAG